The genomic window ATTGACCTACACGCGCAATCTCAAATATATATGATATGCATTTTATATATTATTACCTGCATGTGATAGAGCATTAGCTCGTTCGCAAGTTGACTTCGATTCTGCGCGTCCATGACCCCTTTGTAAAGCATcgactaaagaaaagaaagaaaaaacgaaagcgtaTTCTCATTATATATAAGGAATAAGACATTGACGTGCCTGGTGAATGCTTATAGCGCAATAGGCTGAAAATTGCAGCGCCAACGTTTCGTCCTCCATGGAAAAGTGTTCCGCTGGAGAGGGAATCGATGACGCTCGGTTGGCGTGGAAACCGGGGGTGAACTCACCTCCAACTTTGTTGCAAAGTTGAGCAACGCCAATGATCATGTCTACACATAAAAGGGTAAATGATGCTAATACTTTTTTTTATTCCGAATCTcactttcttcgtttttgaTCGGAAAACACAGGATGTTCCTAGGGcggaaaaaaacgagacgtCATCGAAACGATAATCACATTTGTGTACACTCACCGCGTCCGGAATCCGGTCGCAAGGTCAACGTCTTTATAGAAGAGTTCATGCGAATAGGCGTCCTTGATGTTAAGTACTTCCCCTGTGGGGACGAGAAAAAACTCGGGTAATTGAGGAAGTGACGCGCATTGAAATGCCGTCGCCCACCGGTCGTTGCCACGTAGCCGGCAATGCCTTGAGTGAGAGGAAATCGAATGTCGCGTTCCTGCGGAAGGAAGAAAGAGGTCGCTCTCCTTTACGCGGAAAGCGAACGGATGTTCGACGTTTACGTTTCCGCCAGTTCGATtcagcgacgagtcgaagaTTTTCGCCACGAGTTCCTGCGTCTCGTagtcgagaagaaagagcgaacaccttcgcgaagaaagagagaaaaatactCCCCGTGAATTATGTATGTATGGTATTTCCTTGTGACGCAGACCTTTCGGCTTTGGTAAGTTTTCTCGCCTCTTCCATGATCTTCTGCAGGAGAACGTCCATACTTTctaaaggagagagagagcacGTTATACGTATGAGACTTCTCcgcgtctcttttttctcaccgACGTGAGTGAAGAGAACTTCGGCTACGTCAAGTAATGCCTATGGGGAGATATTGtctctatctctctctctctctattatCGACTAACCTGTGTCTGAGCCTTCAAGTTGCGCTCCTTTTGAAACACCAACGTGTTGTGGAGAACCGACGagcaaaatttcaaaacaaatcgcattttttcttcgtcccATCGCGTAAATCTTCGAGACACGTGcgattatttattcatttatttatctttctctctcttctgaCTTGCGATGTCCGAGCTTGTCGtagatgacggcgacggcgatgatCTCTTTCGGATCGACTTTGCTGAAGACGGGCATACACAGCAACGATTGGGGGGCATACGCTTAAAAATAGACATTTACGTATACTCTATCTCTTTCGTATTGTCAATCTCACTGCCAATATGATCCTTTACCGGATCAAATCGTAAATCCTGTGGGCGGCGAAGAAACTgtgatgatttttttagatggaAAATAAGTGTTTCCTACTTTGGAGACGTCTTCGATGTTGACGCAGTCGCCTGTCTTGGCAACGTAGCCAAAGAGCGTGTCATCCAACTGGAGGGAAGACAATTACGTCATGAGATCAAAGGCATGCGGAACTTCGTTACAGAAAGTCTAAACTCTTTCTCCAGCTCCTTCAAATCGAATACCTAAGGGGGAATATTATCAGAAAGAATGTGAATGTGAGAGTATTATCCTTTACTTGGCAAACGAGATCGTGCATGCCATCGTCGACCATTAGCATAGTACATGATCGGCATTCCGTTTCATGCTTCAGCtacgaagaaagagaaatttcaaCTAAGAAATGCGTTTAGTGACCCCTCTCTATATTTCTTGCACTAAACTGCCCAAACATATTGTTTACAAATCATCATATCCGTGTTTCATTCCAAGGAGTGtatcctcttcctcctccctccctccccgtctattatttattatttacatGTCCGAgtatttttctcgtcagCATCGCCGAATTCTGATCAATGAGTTCGCCTTATAAGGTCAGAAATCTTGGGAGACGAAAGACGATCCGACGCGCAATCTCGTCTTACTGCACATAGAGAGCATTCCGTTGAGCCGATctcgttcggcgacgagaaaaccgTGCTTGTGAACGCGatccaccgccgccgtcacctGAAGAAACATTCGGGAGGGATCGTATGACGGACGACATAGTTTCTCTCACGCACGTGTCGAAGAAAAGCCAATAggagtttttcgtcgttggcGCCAAACGATTTGGCGCGAATTGtctgagagaaaaacgaaatcgaacTCTAATAAAACGCTCGTCTCTTTCTCCGCGCACCACGATGATCATCATGACGGATTTAGTAGCGGCaggcgccgacgtcgcgctcGTGGCGATCGGTATGAAAGAGACTTTTACCGCGCGAAAGAAAATACGTAAACAAGTTTTACGGCAAGGAAACACGCCCCCCTTTCGCTCACTTTGCGAActtccatcgtcgtcggcggcggcgatgcgCTTGAGAAGGGGCGCCAGCGGATCGTTGGCGTTGATTAGTGATGTCAGGCTGCGATTAACGCGTTCGCTCGTCCAATAGCACTGCCTGGATGGCATATTGAGACACGATTGACGTAATTCAAACGAAAGGCGAGCGACTTACCGCGCCGCGCCTGCACTTGGCAACCGAATCGGCGCCGCTTCGCccttcggcgtcgtcgattcggcgagcgccaggtcgtcgccgttgtcgaacgttcgaacgaaaacgagtgACGTCGCCTGAGAAACGATAAGAGATACAAGCGATTATCGCCCATAGgcgtttttcattttttcgacCGGGGAGACGATGTGTCCACTTATTAGCAAACGCAAACAAACGAACATCAAACGGCCTCGTTATTTATAAAGTAGTGCTTTGTAGTGGTGCTTTGTACATGCTGCAAAGCGAACGTCGTgtgttcgttcgttcgttcgttcgttcgttcgtcgctcACCGAGAATAGGGAGTgaatcgacgattcgacgatgtTTACGAGctcgtcgcgttcgagcgCTGTGCTGAGGCTCAGAAGAACGtcctggaaaaaaaattgcgcgaGGGTGAACGAGCGAACGAGCGATAGAGAGAAGGGGAGAGGGAGTGGGAGAAGTGGGGGAGTTCTCACGTCGAGAATCGGGTCCataacgtcgtcgaagagagaCAACAGGCGTTGCGAAGAGATCGAAAGTCGAGCACGAATCGcctgctcgacgacgaatgcgaAACGGCGTAAGTGGGAGCGTAAGTGGGAGAGTTCTCTTTGCAGTGCACGGGAGGATGCAATCCCGGATGCCACACCATTTATGGTAAGGTTGGCAAAAGGCAACCCGGATAAGGGTCAAAGGTGTGGCGCGGGCGCCGTTCATGTTCCTTTGCGAATGCTTACACGTATCATATTCGCAAGACATTGAGGTAGTCTAGTAGTAGTAAAAATAGCTAAAAAACTACTTAGACCGTCAAGTTGACAAACTCCTCTACAGGGTGAGAAACGCCTTCCTTTTCATAGAGGTGCATTTTATATACGTATATTACAGGGAATATCCTAACATCAAATAGGCAGGGAAGTCGGAGGCGGAGTTTTTGCAACGCAGGAAAATCTAAGAGGAGCCACCCAGTAAAATCACTCGCTCGCTCCTCTCTCCCCCCAAACATACTTTGAATGACTAAATTTTTCGCGTATCGCCTTCTGAGGATGCTTAGCCGCACGCGAAAAGGTGTAGTGCAAATCCTGAATGCAATTCTGCATGTCGACAATGGAACAGCGACCGCACATCTCGAGTTCCGGTGTCTATAtcgaagaaacaaaaacaagGAATCATTTTCCGACACAATGATCAtatgcgacgacgactcccCGCATTGTCGCATGTCGCCCTACTACAATATGGAGCGTAACGCGATAGGCTTGAGAGACTAACCCAAGCAGGCAAGCCGTGCGTGTGCCGCGATAGAGCGACAGCTGACGCGGCAACGATAGAGGGAAGATACTTCAAATAAGGATCGCAGTCCAGTAGAGTCAACTGAATAAGAAACTACGACacaagagagagaaagagagagactatatatttatattttctTATATTGATTGTGGTACCAGTCCTAGGTGTTCCGTTCGCATGTCCGCCTTTGTGACGCTCATGAAATATTCCAAGAAATTGAACGCCGTTGGAACGGCGAGATCGAACGAAAGGATTTTCAATAAAAGGTATTCCATTTTTAGTAACTAAAAGGCATACTAGATGTAGAGAAAGGAGCCCCAGGCCACCCCCCCTCTACGTCACTTCCCCGCACCTGTTTCTTGCTATACGTGTCGTCCGTAATATAGACAAACTCTTCCACTTCGGGCGGATGAATTTCCTCGAATTTTGCCGCAACGAGCATGCTCGCGGCGCCGACCAATTGCAACTTGTTACGAAGTACGGACATTTTCGAGAGAAATCGATCAACGTAGGAAACGGTGAGATAGAGCGTTTGCAGTCGAAGGTTGTACTCATCTGCCACTTCGACGAGCCAATCAATGAGAATTGCTCTCATTCCCGGAGTGATGTCCGGCTGCTTTCGCATGTAGTCCAATTTGGGCATAAACTTTTGCTAGAGAAAAGTATacaattattgattatattCGAGAATTGGATACCTCTTGTTCAAGCATGTGTTCAATTATGTCCTTTCCATAGGTAGCACAGAGAGGAAATTGAACCGAAACGCTAGTAGGAGACTTCGCATCCTTCTTCGGATTTTGCAAATCAGTGGATGACACGGTCATGTGAACAGTGGGTGGACTCAAAATCATAGGAGACCCTAAAaaagatatatatatgcatTCTCTGTATGAATGAATAAAATCCTATATCTATATGTCCCTATATGTTCGCTGTACCTTGAATTGTGCTTTggtgagagagagatagaGCGCTCGTTCGAGATGCCATTGACATGATCGGACCATATATGGctttttcatcgtcttctttcccaTTCCTGCTCTCTACTGTTCGAGTAGCAGTCGTTCCCAAAGGGAGCCCGCCCAATCCGTGCGTCTCGTGCGGTAAGGAAATCGATAGAAAACCGCCGATTCCGCGTCCCTGCGCGCATCGATAGCACGCGCGATCTTTTGCCTatcgatttttcttacttttaaTTGTTGATtggcgacggcagcggcggcggttcgTCGCTGAACCGCGTTTTCGGTGAGCGTGGTTAGCGCGACCCGTTTTTTGTCCGACGATGGCGCGCAGACGAccccgccgccgtcgccgacggtcTGTCGAGTTTCAGTGCGCTTTCTCATTCTCGAAACGCGGATCGTCATGTGGAGAGCGCGAGAAGGAAGGGAGAGAAAGCGCGTTTTCGGTTAGCGCGCTAGAGAGTGCGTCGTCTCGGCGCCGAGTGGGGACCTGATGCTGCTTCGAACGGGATGTGCAATGCGTCGTCGAGCCGTTCTCTGTCTTGCTATATAGTAGCAACTTGCAGGACGAATGTCGATCGCGCGCCGCCCGCTCAAACCGATATCAGCCAATCCGGAAAGACAGATGTGAGCATGCGCGCAAACATACGGGGTTTACAAGAAACTCATGCAAAAGGTTTTCGATGTTTTCTGCTACTTGCTAGCTAAATGCAGAAAAAGAGACTGACAGAAATAATGCAAAAACAGATGCCGAACGTGAAGAGCGCAATgtacgtcgccgtcgtcaaccAAAACGCGTACATGTAGAACGTTTGGTGACAATAGCAATGACAACTCTCAACGATGCAATGAGAATTGTAGATGGTGTAAATCCACACGCTTCCAAGAATGAACCAAACGAGTAGGAAGCAGCCAACCAATGCATTACACATATACAGTGGCCTTAGCTGGATCCCACACTTTATATGGAAAAAAACTACAGCTTTGTGTAACGCATTCTtaccttttttctttcgacaTCACCTCTCCAAAATGTGCTTTCAGAGATGCTTGCAAGACACATGTAAAGATTGAAGCATCCACCCACAATAAGATAGATTGGAATGTATCTCTGGCAGGGGCAGTCGTCGAAGTATAAGGCACCTATATAATGGAACTGAACCTGAAACGATGACTCATTAAATTTAGTCATTACCCATCACAATCATGGAGATGGGAACCCCAATCAGAAGCCCAGTCAAAATTGTGCAAACAACTAAAGAGATTTACATTAAAATCAactttcttcgctttgttTTAGCACGTTACGAGATCTTCCGGTCAGCAAAATTCCTCGTCTAATGAAATCGGGTGCCCCAGAGGACGATGCCTTCATTTGTCGCATCTGCCCAAATAGGCTGGTATACTTTGGTGGAGCCTCTCCTAGAATCAACAGAAAGTTCAATACAAAAAGCAATGACAATCAAAGCACCTTGAGCCGCTTCTTCCACAACAAGAGGCGTTTTCTAATAGCAAAAAATCTTAGATTAATAGTTTATCTATGCTCCAAGCCTTGGCTTTGTAAGAAACTACGGCCATGAAGGCACTAAACGCGTTTTGTACAAAGCTAACCTCTTCCATGTTCTTGACACTGTGGACCTGATTTGAGATATGGCACGCTGTTAGAGCACGCTCTTATTGAAAACAATAGAAAATTACTTCCACGAATCAGACACTCCATTGTTTTATTCATTCCCTTATCAAACTCTAACCAAAAAAGAACGC from Oscarella lobularis chromosome 1, ooOscLobu1.1, whole genome shotgun sequence includes these protein-coding regions:
- the LOC136190386 gene encoding transmembrane protein 272-like, which produces MEEKTPLVVEEAAQGEAPPKYTSLFGQMRQMKASSSGAPDFIRRGILLTGRSLVCTILTGLLIGVPISMIVMGALYFDDCPCQRYIPIYLIVGGCFNLYMCLASISESTFWRGDVERKKLRPLYMCNALVGCFLLVWFILGSVWIYTIYNSHCIVESCHCYCHQTFYMYAFWLTTATYIALFTFGICFCIISVSLFFCI
- the LOC136190264 gene encoding cGMP-dependent 3',5'-cyclic phosphodiesterase-like, whose amino-acid sequence is MDPILDDVLLSLSTALERDELVNIVESSIHSLFSATSLVFVRTFDNGDDLALAESTTPKGEAAPIRLPSAGAARQCYWTSERVNRSLTSLINANDPLAPLLKRIAAADDDGSSQISFIPIATSATSAPAATKSVMMIIVTIRAKSFGANDEKLLLAFLRHVTAAVDRVHKHGFLVAERDRLNGMLSMCSELIDQNSAMLTRKILGHLKHETECRSCTMLMVDDGMHDLVCQVFDLKELEKEFRLSLDDTLFGYVAKTGDCVNIEDVSKDLRFDPVKDHIGTYAPQSLLCMPVFSKVDPKEIIAVAVIYDKLGHRKFTRWDEEKMRFVLKFCSSVLHNTLVFQKERNLKAQTQALLDVAEVLFTHVESMDVLLQKIMEEARKLTKAERCSLFLLDYETQELVAKIFDSSLNRTGGNERDIRFPLTQGIAGYVATTGEVLNIKDAYSHELFYKDVDLATGFRTRNILCFPIKNEENMIIGVAQLCNKVGAEHFSMEDETLALQFSAYCAISIHQSMLYKGVMDAQNRSQLANELMLYHMQVNETELARLAENPYFDGGPEMSRCSFLPRSVPAKDTPTACMTFFDEMGLIKKWRISSEVLAKFILMTNNGYRNPVYHNWTHAFSVAHFCFALFQTCQKFDFLRDLEIFSLIIGTLCHDLDHRGTNNAYQVSSHSVLAALYSSEGSVMEHHHFAQTLCILNSPGCNILENLTAQQYTDMLDLLRNNILATDLSHHLRIVKHLQAMAQTGFDPENPDHHHLLLCLLMTSCDLCACTKSWESAQAVAELIYTEFFSQGDLERAIGMQPMEMMDRDRACIPELQLNFLDFIAIPVYRLLSQILPETSDVYERVLDGREQWRMKTEEIKRERGLNLLNTHREEAELQLRLASMRNRGATLQHGESIPESLPNSLPDISESSGGGGAVLVGGGRKISSASDPGPELKASWSSHRRGGGSGGGTSKLDEKSINGLDHLQTAANGDGDDDDGAQGKKSTSSLGSTQWRQCSSPKLSTGSDSSEASRQHQVVVETS
- the LOC136190338 gene encoding cyclin-A2-like, coding for MTIRVSRMRKRTETRQTVGDGGGVVCAPSSDKKRVALTTLTENAVQRRTAAAAVANQQLKGRGIGGFLSISLPHETHGLGGLPLGTTATRTVESRNGKEDDEKAIYGPIMSMASRTSALSLSHQSTIQGSPMILSPPTVHMTVSSTDLQNPKKDAKSPTSVSVQFPLCATYGKDIIEHMLEQEQKFMPKLDYMRKQPDITPGMRAILIDWLVEVADEYNLRLQTLYLTVSYVDRFLSKMSVLRNKLQLVGAASMLVAAKFEEIHPPEVEEFVYITDDTYSKKQLLKMEYLLLKILSFDLAVPTAFNFLEYFMSVTKADMRTEHLGLFLIQLTLLDCDPYLKYLPSIVAASAVALSRHTHGLPAWTPELEMCGRCSIVDMQNCIQDLHYTFSRAAKHPQKAIREKFSHSKFSCVAKTPPPTSLPI